The Burkholderia cepacia ATCC 25416 genome includes a window with the following:
- a CDS encoding glycosyl hydrolase family 18 protein codes for MRLNKLNLNPSRIGVASGRTQTLAFATIATASALCFANAAFAAPGKPSLKQYEITSKPHGFVEIDLQRAGSAPYKDLVKLNKKVDVPLPFDIWSNGTAVKAVAVVDGAVDAASELKLTPGGTQSGTVIANVKTPGVKKMQVRVIDANGASTDSAPIDVVVFDTIPELADTLPDNASKAHKRFKNTSGSVVGTYFATWSVYDRKFNVDNVPVENLTHMLYGFVPICGGANINASLARDVPNSFRALQQTCAGLPDFSVAIHDTWGEMGMTLPGQTANSKLKGVLGQMMAAKKRNPDLKILPSIGGWTLSDPFFQLHDPAKRKVFVDSTEQLLRTWKFFDGVDIDWEFPGGKGANGAIGNPQTDGALYVTLMKELRQMLDRVSADTGKTYELTSAIGAGKDKIDVVNYKEATKYMDYIFDMTYDYYGAFSLTELGHQTALHAPAWRPDTKYTTDNSIKALLAQGVDPKKLVVGAAAYARGWNGVSGYTDGNPFTGTAKGPHKGQWEAGILDYKKLKAEMIGPNNAGINGYEYHYDQTAEAPYVFNKSTGELLTFDDPRSVNAKGDYVRKHQLGGMFSWEIDADNGDILNAMHEGLGHGDGGSGAENRPPIANAGTAMTVTGPQTVTLDASKSRDPDGDKLTFKWEQIGGDPLKIGSPDSAKATVDVPAVKQDTRYTFRVTVTDPAGLKSAAQVVVTAQAEASVEPPPAENRPPVARLSGPAQAEGGQAVALSAEKSTDPDGDKLTFQWTAPSGIDVQPSGATLRFTAPKLAKDQSFTFSVKVGDGKLSSTAQHTVLVKATETGGGNGGGGNGGGGNGGGGEGGQYPAYKAGTQYKAGDVVSNQGKLYQCKPFPYSGWCSGAPAAYEPGKGFAWSDAWTIFGNGEGGGNGGNGGNGGNGGNGGNGGGGGNGGNGEGGGNGGGESGGNHPQYKEGTKYGAGDIVSNNGKLYRCKPFPYTNWCSMAAWAYEPGKGTAWDQAWEEHKD; via the coding sequence TTGCGCCTGAATAAACTCAACCTCAATCCGTCGCGTATCGGCGTTGCATCCGGCCGCACCCAGACGCTTGCATTCGCGACGATCGCCACGGCCAGCGCGCTGTGTTTCGCGAACGCCGCGTTCGCCGCCCCCGGCAAGCCCAGTCTCAAGCAATACGAAATCACGTCGAAGCCGCACGGTTTCGTCGAGATCGATCTGCAGAGAGCGGGCAGCGCGCCCTACAAGGACCTCGTCAAGCTCAACAAGAAGGTCGACGTGCCGCTGCCGTTCGACATCTGGAGCAACGGAACGGCCGTGAAGGCGGTCGCCGTGGTCGACGGCGCGGTCGATGCCGCGTCGGAACTCAAGCTGACGCCCGGCGGCACCCAGAGCGGCACCGTCATCGCCAACGTCAAGACGCCGGGCGTGAAGAAGATGCAGGTCCGGGTGATCGACGCGAACGGCGCGTCGACGGACAGCGCGCCGATCGACGTGGTCGTGTTCGACACGATTCCGGAACTGGCCGATACGCTGCCCGACAACGCGAGCAAGGCGCACAAGCGTTTCAAGAACACGTCCGGCTCGGTGGTCGGCACCTACTTCGCGACGTGGTCGGTCTACGACCGCAAGTTCAACGTCGACAACGTGCCGGTCGAGAACCTCACGCACATGCTGTATGGCTTCGTGCCGATCTGCGGCGGAGCGAACATCAACGCGTCGCTCGCGCGCGACGTGCCGAATTCGTTCCGCGCACTGCAGCAGACGTGCGCGGGGCTGCCCGACTTCAGCGTGGCGATCCACGATACGTGGGGCGAGATGGGCATGACGCTGCCCGGCCAGACCGCGAACTCGAAGCTCAAGGGCGTGCTTGGCCAGATGATGGCCGCGAAGAAACGCAATCCGGACCTCAAGATCCTGCCGTCGATCGGCGGCTGGACGCTGTCCGATCCGTTCTTCCAGCTGCACGACCCGGCCAAGCGCAAGGTGTTCGTCGATTCGACCGAGCAGTTGCTGCGCACCTGGAAGTTCTTCGACGGCGTCGACATCGACTGGGAGTTCCCGGGCGGCAAGGGCGCGAACGGCGCGATCGGCAATCCGCAGACGGACGGCGCGCTGTATGTGACGCTGATGAAGGAACTGCGGCAGATGCTCGACCGCGTGTCGGCGGACACCGGCAAGACCTACGAGCTGACGTCTGCGATCGGCGCGGGCAAGGACAAGATCGACGTGGTGAACTACAAGGAAGCCACGAAGTACATGGACTACATCTTCGACATGACGTACGACTACTACGGTGCGTTCAGCCTGACGGAGCTGGGTCACCAGACGGCACTGCACGCGCCCGCATGGCGACCGGACACCAAGTACACGACCGACAACTCGATCAAGGCGCTGCTTGCGCAGGGCGTCGATCCGAAGAAGCTCGTCGTCGGCGCGGCGGCATACGCCCGCGGCTGGAACGGCGTATCGGGCTATACCGACGGCAATCCGTTCACGGGCACCGCGAAGGGGCCGCACAAGGGGCAGTGGGAAGCCGGCATTCTCGACTACAAGAAGCTCAAGGCGGAGATGATCGGCCCGAACAACGCGGGCATCAACGGCTACGAGTACCACTACGACCAGACGGCCGAGGCGCCGTACGTGTTCAACAAGAGCACCGGCGAACTCCTCACGTTCGACGATCCGCGCTCGGTGAACGCCAAGGGCGACTACGTGCGCAAGCACCAGCTCGGCGGCATGTTCTCGTGGGAAATCGACGCGGACAACGGCGACATCCTGAACGCGATGCACGAAGGTCTTGGCCACGGCGACGGCGGAAGCGGCGCGGAGAATCGTCCGCCGATCGCGAACGCGGGGACGGCCATGACGGTCACCGGGCCGCAGACGGTGACGCTCGACGCGTCGAAGTCGCGCGATCCCGACGGCGACAAGCTGACCTTCAAGTGGGAACAGATCGGCGGCGATCCGCTGAAGATCGGCAGTCCGGACAGTGCGAAGGCGACGGTCGACGTGCCGGCGGTCAAGCAGGACACCCGCTACACGTTCCGCGTGACGGTGACCGACCCGGCCGGGCTGAAGAGTGCCGCGCAGGTCGTCGTGACCGCGCAGGCCGAAGCGTCGGTCGAGCCGCCGCCGGCCGAAAACCGTCCGCCGGTCGCGCGACTCAGCGGCCCGGCGCAGGCGGAAGGCGGTCAGGCCGTGGCCCTGTCGGCCGAGAAATCGACCGATCCGGACGGCGACAAGCTGACGTTCCAGTGGACGGCTCCGTCCGGCATCGACGTGCAGCCTTCCGGCGCGACGCTGCGCTTCACCGCGCCGAAGCTTGCGAAGGACCAGTCGTTCACGTTCTCGGTCAAGGTCGGCGACGGCAAGCTGTCGTCCACCGCTCAGCACACGGTGCTCGTGAAGGCGACGGAGACGGGCGGCGGCAATGGTGGCGGCGGCAACGGTGGTGGCGGCAACGGCGGCGGTGGCGAAGGCGGCCAGTACCCGGCCTACAAGGCCGGGACGCAGTACAAGGCCGGCGACGTCGTGTCGAACCAGGGCAAGCTGTACCAGTGCAAGCCGTTCCCGTACAGCGGCTGGTGCTCGGGTGCACCGGCGGCCTACGAACCGGGCAAGGGCTTCGCGTGGAGCGATGCGTGGACGATCTTCGGCAACGGTGAAGGCGGCGGCAACGGCGGCAACGGCGGCAATGGCGGCAATGGCGGCAATGGCGGCAACGGTGGAGGCGGCGGCAACGGCGGCAACGGCGAAGGCGGTGGCAACGGCGGCGGCGAAAGCGGCGGCAACCATCCGCAGTACAAGGAAGGCACCAAGTACGGCGCCGGTGACATCGTGTCGAACAACGGCAAGCTGTACCGATGCAAGCCGTTCCCGTACACCAACTGGTGCTCGATGGCTGCCTGGGCCTACGAGCCCGGCAAGGGCACCGCGTGGGATCAGGCCTGGGAGGAACACAAGGACTGA
- the gbpA gene encoding N-acetylglucosamine-binding protein GbpA — protein MNKHTASRTLFKLSPLVACASMFFAQHAFAHGYLSDPPSRNLMCSSKQGPAQNFNCGSVTWEPQSVEGKQGFPQAGAPDGQFASGGVVQFSELNEQSVDRWKTNDIKPGAQQFKWTFTAPHVTKNFKYYLTKQGWNPNLPLTRDQFDLTPFCTVDGGMQKADAIGPHNCTIPSDRTGHHVMLSTWHVGDTAGMFYNVADLNIKADGGPTDPGKPSWSSVGTIAPTVDLKAGDKVMNRVFKSGGEVPSMKTTVTIGTAEQGERNMWPMLLAKEINRVQSAGLLAGIERDGRIEPGLGANNVFAKSGSGIVRTETTVEKKPESGIDEGFSVTSNPEFRIENGKATAKFFLKFNHAKDTSVTMKVYDAANSLVGSKSATMRMQGDLSVDIANAKAGAHTAVATSQIEGGTLKQETVTFKLTGGTGGGEGAQCQAAWKQGTAYTGGAKVQHNGRTYEARWWTQNDVPGSPATTGADHTGKVWKDLGACSK, from the coding sequence ATGAACAAACACACCGCGAGCCGAACGCTCTTCAAACTTTCGCCGCTGGTCGCGTGCGCATCCATGTTCTTCGCGCAACATGCGTTCGCGCACGGCTACCTCTCCGATCCGCCGTCGCGCAACCTGATGTGCAGCTCGAAGCAGGGCCCGGCGCAAAACTTCAACTGCGGCTCGGTCACATGGGAACCGCAAAGCGTCGAAGGCAAGCAGGGCTTCCCTCAGGCCGGTGCGCCCGACGGACAGTTCGCAAGCGGCGGCGTCGTGCAGTTCAGCGAACTGAACGAGCAATCCGTCGACCGCTGGAAAACCAACGACATCAAGCCGGGCGCGCAGCAGTTCAAGTGGACGTTCACAGCGCCGCACGTGACGAAGAACTTCAAGTACTACCTGACGAAGCAGGGCTGGAACCCGAACCTGCCGCTGACGCGCGACCAGTTCGACCTGACGCCGTTCTGCACGGTCGACGGCGGCATGCAGAAGGCCGACGCGATCGGGCCGCACAACTGCACGATTCCGTCGGACCGCACCGGCCATCACGTGATGCTGAGCACGTGGCACGTCGGCGACACGGCCGGCATGTTCTACAACGTGGCCGACCTCAACATCAAGGCGGACGGCGGTCCGACCGACCCGGGCAAGCCGAGCTGGTCGTCCGTCGGCACCATCGCGCCGACCGTCGACCTGAAGGCCGGCGACAAGGTCATGAACCGCGTGTTCAAGTCGGGCGGTGAAGTACCGTCGATGAAGACGACCGTCACGATCGGCACGGCCGAACAGGGTGAACGCAACATGTGGCCGATGCTGCTCGCGAAGGAAATCAACCGCGTGCAGTCGGCCGGCCTGCTGGCGGGCATCGAGCGCGACGGGCGCATCGAGCCGGGGCTGGGCGCGAACAACGTGTTCGCCAAGAGCGGCAGCGGCATCGTGCGCACGGAGACGACGGTCGAGAAGAAGCCGGAATCGGGCATCGACGAAGGTTTCAGCGTCACGAGCAACCCGGAATTCAGGATCGAGAACGGCAAGGCCACCGCGAAGTTCTTCCTGAAGTTCAATCACGCGAAGGACACCAGCGTCACGATGAAGGTGTACGACGCGGCCAATTCGCTGGTCGGCTCGAAGTCGGCAACGATGCGGATGCAGGGCGACCTGAGCGTCGACATCGCGAATGCGAAGGCCGGCGCGCACACGGCCGTGGCGACGTCGCAGATCGAAGGCGGCACGCTGAAGCAGGAAACCGTCACGTTCAAGCTGACCGGCGGCACGGGCGGCGGCGAAGGCGCGCAGTGCCAGGCCGCGTGGAAGCAGGGCACGGCCTATACGGGCGGCGCGAAGGTGCAGCACAACGGCCGCACCTACGAGGCGCGCTGGTGGACCCAGAACGACGTGCCGGGCTCGCCCGCGACGACCGGCGCCGATCACACCGGCAAGGTCTGGAAGGATCTCGGCGCATGCAGCAAGTAA
- the gspG gene encoding type II secretion system major pseudopilin GspG yields MKSNYPKWTKKRGQRGFTLLELLVVLLIIALLAGYVGPKLFSQVDKAKVRSTESQMKTLGDAVTQFRLDTGRYPSADEGLDALVKQPQNTDGWNGPYLAKAVPKDGWGRAYQWNVPGRDGEAEIVSLGRDGRVGGSGNDADLVYGM; encoded by the coding sequence GTGAAATCGAACTATCCGAAATGGACGAAGAAGCGAGGCCAGCGTGGCTTCACCTTGCTCGAATTGCTGGTGGTGCTGCTGATCATCGCGCTGCTGGCAGGCTATGTCGGCCCGAAACTCTTTTCGCAGGTCGACAAGGCGAAGGTCCGCTCGACCGAATCTCAGATGAAGACGCTCGGCGACGCGGTCACGCAGTTCAGGCTCGACACGGGCCGCTATCCGAGCGCCGACGAAGGGCTCGATGCGCTGGTCAAGCAGCCGCAGAACACCGACGGGTGGAACGGCCCCTATCTCGCGAAGGCCGTGCCGAAGGACGGCTGGGGCCGGGCCTATCAGTGGAACGTGCCGGGCCGAGACGGCGAGGCGGAGATCGTGTCGCTCGGTCGGGACGGTCGTGTCGGAGGGAGCGGCAACGATGCGGACCTCGTCTACGGCATGTAA
- a CDS encoding lytic transglycosylase domain-containing protein — protein sequence MRTSSTACKGLRRWTVAAAIAVCASGAAAKDCFTQAGERHGIDPLLLVAIAKVESSLNPRAINYNRNGTYDIGLMQINSSHLPRLIKTGVTHGRLINEPCTSIDTGASILAGFIERHGYTWNAVGAYNAGSSAKREPVRKSYATKVWREYQTLTSNRVASSALLDEWRR from the coding sequence ATGCGGACCTCGTCTACGGCATGTAAGGGCCTGCGTCGCTGGACCGTCGCGGCGGCGATCGCCGTCTGCGCGTCCGGCGCCGCAGCCAAGGATTGCTTTACCCAGGCAGGCGAGCGGCACGGTATCGATCCCCTCCTGCTCGTCGCGATCGCGAAAGTGGAATCGTCGCTGAATCCTCGCGCGATCAATTACAACCGCAACGGCACCTACGACATCGGGCTGATGCAGATCAACAGCTCGCACCTGCCGCGATTGATCAAGACAGGCGTCACGCACGGGCGCCTGATCAACGAGCCCTGTACGTCGATCGACACCGGCGCGTCGATTCTCGCCGGCTTCATCGAGCGGCACGGCTACACATGGAATGCCGTCGGCGCCTACAACGCCGGATCGTCGGCGAAGCGCGAACCGGTGCGCAAATCGTATGCGACCAAGGTCTGGCGCGAGTACCAGACGCTGACCAGCAATCGCGTCGCCAGCTCGGCGTTGCTCGACGAATGGCGGAGGTAG